From the genome of Turicibacter faecis, one region includes:
- a CDS encoding L-lactate dehydrogenase: MKKEIRRVVLVGTGFVGMSFAYSLINQGGTEELVLIDVNKDKAEGEAMDLSHGIPFGPEKINIWAGTYEDCKTADVVVITAGVNQQPGETRLALVERNAKIMRDVVKNVMASGFNGILLVASNPVDVLTYIAWQESGLPKHRVIGTGTTLDTARLRHEIGKYLKVDPRNVHGYIVGEHGDTETPLWSHTTVGVKPILDIVKDHPEFTKEDLDKIYVNVRDAAYHIIDRKRATYYGIGMCTTRLVKAILNDENCVLPVSAYLEGQYGLHDIFTGVPAIINRDGVREVFDLNITEDELKQLTKSVSILKETLDTVR, translated from the coding sequence ATGAAAAAAGAAATTAGACGTGTTGTATTAGTAGGAACAGGGTTTGTTGGAATGAGCTTTGCTTACTCATTGATTAACCAAGGTGGAACAGAGGAACTTGTTTTAATTGATGTTAATAAAGATAAAGCTGAAGGAGAAGCAATGGATTTAAGTCACGGGATTCCTTTCGGGCCCGAAAAAATTAATATTTGGGCAGGAACTTATGAAGATTGTAAAACGGCAGATGTTGTTGTTATTACAGCGGGAGTCAATCAACAACCAGGTGAGACACGTTTAGCTTTAGTAGAGCGTAACGCAAAAATTATGCGAGATGTTGTCAAAAATGTTATGGCATCAGGTTTTAACGGAATCTTATTAGTTGCAAGTAACCCAGTTGATGTTTTAACCTATATTGCTTGGCAAGAATCAGGATTACCAAAACACCGTGTAATTGGAACAGGGACTACATTAGACACTGCACGTTTACGTCATGAAATCGGGAAATATTTAAAAGTTGACCCACGTAACGTTCATGGATATATTGTCGGAGAACATGGGGATACTGAAACCCCATTATGGTCACATACAACTGTTGGTGTTAAACCTATTTTAGATATTGTAAAAGATCATCCAGAATTTACGAAAGAAGACTTAGACAAAATTTACGTTAATGTTCGTGATGCGGCTTATCATATCATCGATCGTAAACGTGCGACTTATTACGGAATCGGTATGTGTACGACGCGTTTAGTTAAAGCCATTTTAAATGATGAAAACTGTGTCTTACCAGTCTCAGCATATTTAGAGGGACAATATGGATTACATGATATCTTTACTGGAGTTCCAGCCATTATTAATCGTGATGGAGTTCGTGAGGTATTTGATTTAAATATTACAGAAGACGAGTTAAAACAATTAACAAAATCTGTTTCCATTTTAAAAGAAACGTTAGATACTGTGCGATAA
- a CDS encoding Cof-type HAD-IIB family hydrolase codes for MNIKLICIDMDGTLLMDQQRVAQVDQEAIKYANDKGVHVAITTGRVYNCAKLYAETIGLKTPIIASNGAFIGGTNGEQIYCNPLNLSDIKQFMELTQEEGLLSYLTANFGIISTLELPDTNIYKVLNQTLPDQQKIRLEVISTLDELAPFDGEVLKGVCVGQNADQLSRIKAKLKESCPHLEVVSSWNNNFEVMRKGSSKGEAVKQLAEYLKVSPDQVMCIGDSENDLSMLKVAGIAVAMGNATPEVKEVADYITADNKNGGVSQAIYEYIK; via the coding sequence ATGAATATCAAATTAATTTGTATTGATATGGACGGAACATTGTTAATGGATCAGCAACGAGTTGCCCAGGTAGATCAAGAGGCAATTAAGTATGCTAATGATAAGGGCGTCCATGTAGCTATTACAACAGGACGGGTCTATAATTGTGCCAAGCTGTATGCTGAAACGATAGGATTAAAAACGCCGATTATCGCCTCAAACGGGGCCTTTATAGGGGGAACAAACGGTGAACAAATTTACTGTAACCCACTAAATTTGTCGGATATTAAGCAGTTTATGGAATTAACGCAAGAGGAGGGACTACTCTCTTATTTAACTGCTAATTTCGGAATCATTTCAACCCTAGAACTTCCGGATACTAATATTTATAAAGTATTAAATCAAACGTTACCTGATCAACAGAAAATTCGGTTAGAGGTGATTTCTACGCTGGATGAATTAGCCCCATTCGACGGGGAAGTGTTAAAAGGCGTTTGTGTTGGCCAAAACGCGGATCAGTTAAGTCGAATTAAGGCAAAGCTTAAAGAAAGTTGCCCCCATTTAGAGGTGGTATCTTCCTGGAACAATAACTTTGAGGTAATGAGAAAAGGAAGCTCGAAAGGGGAAGCCGTAAAACAGTTAGCAGAATATTTAAAAGTTTCACCAGATCAGGTAATGTGTATTGGAGATAGCGAGAATGATTTATCTATGTTAAAAGTGGCAGGTATTGCGGTTGCTATGGGAAATGCGACACCGGAAGTGAAAGAAGTAGCAGATTATATAACTGCTGATAATAAAAATGGCGGGGTATCTCAGGCTATTTACGAATACATTAAATAA
- a CDS encoding YciI family protein yields the protein MKFFMVEGTLQHIEQMNEKVMMEHKSYTQKEMDAGNILMAGLKEDMSGGLFIMKSDSLAHVQTYLENEPFYTYGIQTYRIIEFSPHFLTQNLAQWLEK from the coding sequence ATGAAGTTTTTTATGGTAGAAGGGACACTCCAACATATAGAACAAATGAATGAAAAGGTAATGATGGAACATAAGAGTTATACGCAAAAGGAAATGGACGCGGGAAATATTTTAATGGCAGGTCTTAAGGAGGATATGAGTGGCGGATTGTTTATAATGAAGTCCGATTCCTTAGCTCATGTACAAACCTATTTAGAAAATGAACCTTTTTATACATACGGGATTCAAACGTATCGCATTATTGAATTTTCACCCCATTTTTTAACTCAAAATTTAGCCCAATGGCTCGAAAAATAA